A section of the Archocentrus centrarchus isolate MPI-CPG fArcCen1 chromosome 20, fArcCen1, whole genome shotgun sequence genome encodes:
- the cry-dash gene encoding cryptochrome DASH — MSTSRTVICLLRNDLRVHDNELFHWAQRNAEYIVPLYCFDPRHYVGTYNYNLPKTGPFRLRFLLESIRDLRNTLINKGSNLVVRLGKPEDVVADLIKQLGSVSSVAFHEEVTSEELNVEKKVKEVCAQMKVRVHTCWGSTLYHRDDLPFPHMSRLPDVYTQFRKAVESEGRVRPVFPTPEKLNPLPPGLEEGPIPIAEDLQQTEPVTDPRSAFPCSGGESHALTRLKHYFWDTDAVAAYKETRNGLIGVDYSTKFSPWLAMGSISPRYIYHQIKQYEKERTANQSTYWVIFELLWRDYFRFVGVKYGNRIFQVKGLQDKSVPWKKEMNLFDAWKEGRTGVPFVDANMRELATTGFMSNRGRQNVASFLTKDLGLDWRMGAEWFESLLIDHDVCSNYGNWLYSAGIGNDPRENRKFNMIKQGLDYDSNGDYVRRWVPELQSIRGGDVHTPWALSAAALSHAHVTLGGTYPTPIVMAPEWSRHISKKVGATGPSPRGKKGPSHTPKQHRDRGIDFYFSRSKNL, encoded by the exons ATGTCTACCTCCCGTACAGTAATATGTTTGCTAAGGAACGACTTGCGTGTCCACGACAATGAG CTTTTCCACTGGGCTCAAAGAAATGCTGAATACATCGTCCCACTGTACTGCTTCGACCCCAGACACTATGTGGGCACTTACAACTACAACCTACCAAAGACTGGGCCTTTCCGTCTGCGCTTCTTACTGGAGAGTATCAGAGACCTCAGAAACACATTGATCAACAAAGGCAG caATCTCGTGGTGAGACTGGGTAAGCCAGAGGACGTAGTTGCAGATCTCATCAAGCAACTGGGCTCTGTCAGCAGTGTGGCTTTCCATGAAGAG GTTacttcagaagagctgaatgTGGAGAAAAAGGTAAAGGAAGTCTGTGCGCAGatgaaggtcagagttcataCCTGCTGGGGCTCTACGCTTTACCACAGAGATGATCTACCATTCCCCCACATGTCCAG GCTGCCTGATGTCTACACTCAGTTCAGAAAGGCAGTGGAGAGCGAGGGCAGGGTGAGGCCTGTGTTCCCAACCCCAGAGAAGCTGAACCCCCTTCCCCCGGGCCTTGAGGAGGGACCCATTCCTATAGCAGAAGACCTGCAACAGACAG AGCCTGTGACTGATCCTCGCTCAGCTTTCCCCTGTAGCGGTGGGGAGAGTCACGCCCTGACCAGACTTAAACACTATTTCTGGGACACT GATGCAGTTGCAGCTTACAAAGAGACTCGCAACGGTTTGATCGGTGTGGATTATTCCACTAAGTTTTCACCTTG GCTGGCGATGGGTTCCATTTCACCTAGATATATTTATCATCAGATCAAGCAGTACGAGAAGGAGCGGACAGCTAATCAGAGCACATACTG GGTCATTTTTGAACTTTTGTGGAGGGACTACTTCAGGTTTGTGGGTGTGAAGTACGGAAATCGAATTTTTCAAGTCAAAG GGCTTCAAGACAAATCTGTGCCGTGGAAAAAGGAGATGAACCTATTTGATGCATGGAAAG AGGGACGCACCGGAGTGCCTTTTGTTGATGCCAACATGAGGGAGTTGGCAACGACAGGCTTTATGTCCAACAGGGGGAGACAAAATGTTGCTAGCTTCCTCACAAAGGATCTAGGCCTTGACTGGAGGATGGGAGCTGAGTGGTTTGAATCCCTTCTG ATTGACCACGATGTCTGCAGCAATTACGGCAACTGGCTGTACAGCGCTGGCATAGGAAATGACCCCAGAGAAAACAGGAAGTTCAACATGATCAAACAAGGCCTTGACTACGACAGTAAT GGTGACTACGTGCGGCGGTGGGTTCCAGAGTTGCAGAGCATCAGAGGAGGTGACGTGCACACACCCTGGGCGCTCAGCGCCGCGGCGCTGTCACACGCTCACGTGACCCTTGGGGGGACCTACCCGACTCCCATCGTCATGGCACCTGAATGGAGCAGACACATTAGCAAGAAAGTG